In Pochonia chlamydosporia 170 chromosome Unknown PCv3seq00008, whole genome shotgun sequence, the following proteins share a genomic window:
- a CDS encoding malic acid transport protein (similar to Verticillium alfalfae VaMs.102 XP_003004600.1), with the protein MPSIYDKSRTKSWSDAGKWTRRNTMESFSNIPPLKTDIDRNYPAALNTKGGDFNSEASTPTLEAQHEKEKHGHGLSHGNGHDPHGGINIYDPDRPKLGFKQRLHHFTWAWYNFPVSTGGLSLLIFVQPHQFPGLRSIGMTIYVINIFIFAIVSAMLVARFLIHSGDMSASLKHSREGFFVPTFFLATGNLITSSDRYAIPQNDVGLVWAVQGAFWGYVIITLLLAIGQYSFVFAAHSFGLQAMMPTWILPIFPIMLSGTIASVIAETQPAVAAVPIIVVGLSCQGLGFAVAIIMYAHMVGRLMQAGLPNREHRPGLFMCVGPPAFTALALIGMAKGIPSVASTDKVGMPVDLTTIRTMALISAIFLWSVSLWWFGIAVVAVVQAVPNYFHLGWWAMVFPNTGFILATISIGKELNNDGVLWFGTALSIMLGCMYFFVLFFNIKAVITQDIMYPGRDEDVEDH; encoded by the coding sequence ATGCCGTCGATATATGACAAGTCAAGAACAAAGAGCTGGTCCGACGCAGGCAAATGGACCAGGCGTAATACTATGGAATCATTCAGCAATATTCCGCCTTTGAAGACCGATATCGACCGGAACTATCCAGCTGCGCTCAACACGAAAGGCGGCGACTTTAACAGCGAGGCGTCAACACCTACTCTCGAGGCCCAAcatgagaaggagaaacaTGGTCACGGTCTCAGTCACGGCAACGGTCACGACCCCCATGGGGGCATAAACATCTACGACCCTGATCGTCCCAAACTTGGATTCAAACAACGATTACACCATTTTACTTGGGCATGGTACAACTTTCCCGTGAGCACAGGTGGCCTCTCCCTTCTCATATTTGTTCAGCCTCACCAATTTCCAGGCTTGAGGTCTATAGGCATGACGATCTacgtcatcaacatcttcattttTGCCATAGTGTCAGCAATGCTGGTTGCCCGGTTTCTCATACACTCGGGGGATATGTCAGCGTCTCTCAAGCATTCCCGAGAAGGGTTCTTTGTACCGACCTTCTTTCTTGCCACAGGCAATCTCATCACGAGCTCAGACCGCTACGCCATACCCCAAAACGACGTTGGACTTGTCTGGGCTGTTCAGGGCGCATTCTGGGGCTACGTGATAATAACTCTTCTGCTCGCCATCGGTCAGTACAGTTTTGTGTTTGCCGCCCACAGCTTCGGATTGCAAGCCATGATGCCGACCTGGATTCTGCCCATCTTCCCCATCATGTTGTCTGGCACGATTGCGTCCGTCATCGCCGAAACACAACCCGCGGTGGCAGCTGtccccatcatcgtcgtcggtCTTTCATGTCAAGGTCTCGGCTTTGCCGTCGCCATCATAATGTACGCCCACATGGTCGGTCGTCTGATGCAGGCTGGATTGCCAAATCGGGAGCATCGGCCGGGATTGTTCATGTGTGTGGGGCCGCCGGCATTCACGGCCTTGGCGCTCATCGGCATGGCCAAGGGCATTCCGTCTGTTGCGAGTACGGACAAGGTTGGCATGCCGGTTGACCTAACCACTATTCGTACCATGGCTTTGATCAGTGCTATTTTTCTCTGGTCTGTCAgtctttggtggtttggtATTGCTGTTGTGGCCGTTGTCCAAGCGGTTCCCAACTACTTTCATCTTGGGTGGTGGGCTATGGTCTTCCCCAACACTGGTTTCATTCTGGCAACAATATCAATTGGCAAAGAACTAAATAATGATGGAGTTTTATGGTTCGGTACCGCCCTTAGTATAATGTTGGGTTGCATGTACTTCTTTGTACTGTTCTTCAATATCAAGGCTGTCATTACGCAGGACATTATGTATCCTGGGAGGGACGAGGATGTGGAGGATCATTAA
- a CDS encoding sugar 1,4-lactone oxidase (similar to Coccidioides immitis RS XP_001243852.1) produces the protein MHPIAQAELRGENADGIPFRAKQHHLHRTWARTFSSIPELYIQPETLAEIEKVVSLAHKCRRRIVTTGCGHSPSNITCTSSWMVNLDQFNKILSVNLETGTVTMESGIRLYTLCEELEQHGLAMPNLGSINQQSIAGAISTGTHGSSVHHGLISEDIHSLKITLANGTTEFCSSESNLELFRAALLSLGALGIITEITLQAVPAFTLKWRQTINTDYKVFKSWPLDLWTQSDFVRVWWFPYTRRAVVWQADKTTEPEKDPLESYYNRLLGYYIYHNLLYVAQFVPRILPWIEWFVFGMQYGFANGSTTTAIQPSRKTLLMNCLYSQFVNEWAIPLHKGPEALRRLSSWLNHLNPDDPDYVPHNIPFSADGLYVHAPVEVRVSDTTLTSNVRPYLDPTVDNGPTLYLNATLYRPYWRDPPCRDRYYEAFEWLMKDMGGRPHWAKNFETYRPDIEGMYGENLEAFRKIRDQVDPEGMFVGPWHRDRIMADLPGSKLELEEVEVSRKKAVNGGLIVSGLV, from the coding sequence ATGCATCCCATCGCCCAAGCCGAGCTGCGAGGCGAAAACGCCGATGGTATTCCGTTCCGCGCGAAACAGCACCACCTACATCGAACATGGGCAAGAACTTTCTCCTCGATACCCGAACTCTATATCCAACCAGAGACTCTCGCCGAGATCGAAAAGGTCGTGTCGCTGGCCCATAAATGTCGTCGGCGCATTGTGACTACCGGCTGTGGCCACTCGCCATCCAATATTACTTGCACGTCTAGCTGGATGGTCAACCTTGATCAATTTAACAAGATCCTCTCGGTCAACTTGGAGACAGGGACAGTGACAATGGAGAGTGGCATACGCCTCTATACGCTATGTGAAGAGCTTGAGCAACATGGCCTTGCAATGCCGAACCTGGGGAGCATTAATCAACAATCCATCGCTGGTGCCATTTCTACCGGCACTCATGGTAGTAGTGTACATCACGGCCTTATATCCGAAGATATACACTCGCTCAAAATCACATTGGCAAATGGAACCACGGAATTCTGCTCATCCGAGTCTAACCTAGAGTTATTCCGAGCTGCGCTCCTCTCGCTTGGTGCATTGGGCATAATTACAGAGATTACACTTCAAGCCGTTCCTGCTTTCACTCTTAAATGGAGGCAGACTATTAACACTGACTACAAGGTATTTAAGTCATGGCCGCTTGATTTATGGACACAAAGTGACTTTGTGAGGGTATGGTGGTTCCCATACACAAGGCGGGCCGTTGTCTGGCAAGCAGACAAGACTACCGAGCCAGAGAAAGATCCCCTAGAGAGCTATTACAATAGATTATTGGGATACTACATCTACCATAACCTGTTGTATGTCGCACAATTCGTCCCCCGAATTCTTCCCTGGATCGAGTGGTTTGTATTTGGCATGCAGTATGGTTTCGCCAACGGTTCAACAACCACTGCGATTCAACCCAGCCGCAAGACACTGTTGATGAACTGTCTTTACTCACAGTTTGTGAACGAATGGGCTATTCCCTTGCATAAAGGCCCCGAAGCTCTACGGAGACTTAGCTCGTGGTTGAATCACCTTAACCCCGACGACCCAGACTACGTTCCGCACAATATCCCCTTCTCGGCGGATGGATTGTACGTCCACGCGCCGGTAGAAGTGCGCGTAAGTGACACTACACTCACCTCGAACGTGCGGCCCTACTTGGATCCAACCGTCGACAATGGCCCGACTCTCTATCTCAATGCGACGCTATATCGTCCGTACTGGAGGGATCCGCCGTGCCGAGACCGCTACTACGAGGCGTTTGAGTGGCTGATGAAGGATATGGGTGGTCGGCCACACTGGGCGAAGAACTTTGAAACCTATCGACCTGATATCGAGGGAATGTATGGGGAGAACTTGGAAGCCTTCAGAAAAATACGCGACCAAGTTGACCCGGAGGGCATGTTTGTTGGCCCATGGCACAGAGACCGAATTATGGCGGACCTTCCGGGGTCtaagcttgagcttgaagaggttgaggtttcgaggaagaaggctgtgAATGGGGGTCTGATAGTGTCGGGTCTTGTTTGA
- a CDS encoding L-galactose dehydrogenase (L-GalDH) (similar to Cordyceps militaris CM01 XP_006670156.1) translates to MAQQQKPLSQVLPPLILGTATFNYQYNDDPSRMPYIDIVRKALEHNIAAFDTSPYYGSSEVLLGDALRTLTPPPSRDSYFLITKAGRIAGNEFDYSPAWIRYSICRSLERLNTQYLDLVYTHDVEFVSPTEVLEAVQELRSLRDQGLVRYVGISGYPVEVLASLADMILQQTGEPLDAVMSYSHFCIQNNQLGRLDILERFHKAGVDCIPNASMLGMGLITTRGANNGPMASWHPAPPQLRAACNSLAEIASKAGEHLEEVAIRWALENWAHVGSQFGSVAYPPELLLEARVDETGSPARIGVSVMGVSNVNELEETWALWKSVIGLKNEANERAVERRDRINRLIKDQMWPKLGLWKDYSWQSGGETFTNMRQIKGAIPIDTVAQRWGLVPKKF, encoded by the coding sequence ATGGCGCAACAGCAAAAGCCGCTTTCCCAGGTTCTGCCTCCCCTCATCCTGGGGACGGCTACGTTTAATTACCAATACAACGACGATCCCTCGCGAATGCCGTATATTGATATTGTTCGAAAGGCACTAGAGCATAATATCGCAGCTTTTGATACCTCGCCGTACTACGGGTCGTCCGAAGTTCTGCTCGGTGATGCACTCCGAACCTTGACTCCGCCGCCGTCACGAGATAGTTACTTTCTCATTACAAAGGCTGGCCGAATTGCGGGCAACGAGTTTGATTATTCACCTGCCTGGATTCGATATAGTATTTGTCGTAGTCTTGAGCGCTTGAATACACAATATCTCGACCTTGTCTACACCCATGATGTGGAATTTGTATCTCCAACAGAGGTCTTGGAAGCTGTCCAGGAGCTGCGAAGTTTGCGAGATCAGGGTCTAGTGCGCTATGTGGGAATCAGCGGGTATCCTGTGGAAGTCTTGGCGTCGCTTGCAGATATGATTTTGCAACAGACTGGTGAGCCGCTGGATGCTGTCATGTCCTACTCCCACTTCTGTATTCAAAATAACCAACTAGGACGACTGGATATTCTTGAACGATTCCACAAGGCTGGCGTTGACTGTATTCCTAATGCTAGCATGCTGGGAATGGGCTTGATAACAACAAGAGGAGCTAATAACGGCCCCATGGCGTCCTGGCATCCTGCACCGCCACAACTTCGAGCCGCTTGTAACAGCTTAGCCGAGATCGCGTCTAAGGCAGGAGAGCATCTCGAAGAGGTTGCCATTCGCTGGGCTCTGGAAAATTGGGCCCATGTTGGTAGCCAATTTGGCTCAGTTGCCTATCCGCCAGAACTTCTATTAGAAGCAAGAGTGGACGAAACTGGCTCTCCCGCTCGTATCGGCGTTAGCGTAATGGGGGTATCCAACGTCAACGAGCTCGAAGAGACGTGGGCATTGTGGAAGAGTGTTATTGGACTCAAGAACGAAGCTAATGAACGCGCGGTGGAGAGAAGAGACAGAATTAATCGGCTTATTAAGGATCAAATGTGGCCAAAGTTAGGACTATGGAAAGATTACTCGTGGCAGAGTGGTGGTGAGACGTTCACGAATATGAGGCAGATAAAAGGTGCTATTCCCATCGACACAGTTGCTCAGCGATGGGGTTTGGTACCCAAGAAGTTTTAG